In a single window of the Callithrix jacchus isolate 240 chromosome 1, calJac240_pri, whole genome shotgun sequence genome:
- the LOC100389225 gene encoding large ribosomal subunit protein uL16-like, producing the protein MVWDEYEQLSSEALEAARICANKYMVKSCGKDGFHIRVRLDPFHVIRINKMLSCAGSDRLQTGMRGAFGKPQGTAARVHIGQVIMSIRTKLQNKEHVIEARRRAKFKFPGRQKIHISKKWGFTKFNADEFEDMVAEKQLIPDGCGVKYIPSPGPLDKWRALHS; encoded by the coding sequence ATGGTATGGGATGAATATGAGCAGCTCTCCTCTGAAGCCCTGGAGGCTGCCCGAATTTGTGCCAATAAGTACATGGTGAAAAGTTGTGGCAAAGATGGCTTTCATATCCGAGTGCGGCTCGATCCCTTCCACGTCATCCGCATCAACAAGATGTTGTCCTGTGCTGGGTCTGACAGGCTCCAAACAGGCATGCGAGGAGCCTTTGGAAAGCCCCAGGGCACTGCGGCCAGGGTTCACATTGGCCAAGTGATCATGTCCATCCGCACCAAGCTGCAGAACAAGGAGCATGTGATTGAGGCCCGGCGCAGGGCCAAGTTCAAGTTCCCTGGCCGCCAGAAGATCCACATCTCAAAGAAGTGGGGCTTCACCAAGTTCAATGCCGATGAATTTGAAGACATGGTGGCTGAGAAGCAGCTCATCCCAGATGGCTGTGGGGTTAAGTACATCCCCAGTCCTGGCCCTCTGGACAAGTGGCGGGCCCTGCACTCATGA